The Rickettsiales bacterium genomic interval TTGAGGTAAAGCGCGTAGGCACCGAGCGGGTTATCAGACCCCGGAGGAATCATCTTGGGCAAAGCGGGATTCTGGGCGCGCATCGATTCTGGAGGAACCCATGCAGGATTGGCCCGCTTATCTATAATCGCCGCAAGACCGACGGGTGTGCGCCATCCTTCCATCCCTATGCCGATGGGAAACGTCATGACCACGTCCGGGGAAGAAAAATAAAACAACCGGAGTTCCGGCAGGTTAATAACAATACCTCGATGCGGTGCAGCGGGCAGCACGTGCATGGTAGGCAGCACCAGTTCCGTATCTTCTTCCGGCACCCATGCATCCACATCCGGATTGGCGGCCAGCAATTCTACAATGCCGAGATCGAAATGCCTGGCCACGGAATAAAGCGTATCTTCCTGCTGTACGGTATAACGTGCGGTTTCGCCCACAGCCTCATCCTCAATGGAATAAGTGGCAGCCTGCGCGGCGCAACCGAACGCGACAGCAAATACCGATACGATCAATCTCAGTCTGAAATGCATGTTATCAGTATAGCGTTCAGAAAAGCTCCGGTATTTGACAGCAATCAAGAATCAAATACCCAATACATTTAAAATACAACCCATTATGTAATAAGGAGGAATTTATGACAAGAGTAGCACTCGTAACCGGAGGTACAACGGGCATCGGCGCAGCAACCTGCAAAGCGCTGAAGGCAGCAGGCTACAAAGTGGCGGCAAACTATGTCGCCAATGAGGAACAGGCCAGAACGTTCGGAAAAGAAAATGACATAAAGGTCTATCAATGGGATGTCACACATTATGATCAATGCGCCAAAGGGATAGAGCAGATCGGCGCTGATTTCGGAAGCCCGGTCGAAATTCTGGTTAACAATGCCGGGATTACACGCGACAACATGATGCATAAAATGACGCCCAAAGACTGGGACAGCGTTATCACTACAGATCTTTCAGCTGTTTTTTACATGAGCCGCGCCGTTATTAATTCCATGCGCGAGAAGCAATTCGGCCGCATCGTCAATATCAGCTCCGTCAATGCCCAGATGGGCCAGATCGGACAGACCAATTATTCCGCCGCCAAAGCAGGTATCATCGGCTTCAGCAAAGCGCTCGCCCGGGAAACAGCGCGCAAAGGCATTACGGTGAACGTTATCGCGCCGGGCTATACGGATACGGATATGGTGAAAACCGTACCGGAAGATGTAATGAAAAACCTGATCGCGCAGATCCCCATCGGCAGGCTTGCCAAACCGGAGGAAATTGCGCATGCCATATTATTCCTCGTATCGGATCAGTCAGCCTGCATTACCGGCGAAGTTCTCTCCGTCAACGGCGGTTATCACATGGAATAACCGATATAAACCTGCGTGGTTTTAGCAATCTGGAATGTTTTGATTCCGGTCAAGGTTCTGACCATAACGGAATATATACTCCTCCCGCAGATAACATTTCAATGTGAGGAGAAAATTATGAAACATTCAAAAATAGTGATGGCGGCTATAGGGCTATGCGCCTGTTGCGTCACCCCGGCAATGGCCGGCGAAAAAGCGGCTTCGGCTCAGAACATGCCCCAGCTGACAACCGCAGCCGACGCTGGACAATCTGAAACTCCTAAAGCAATACAGGCTCTTTTAGGCAACATCAGCGCTGCCCTGGTGTCGAGCGATTACGGCATGAACGACGATGCTATTCATTATCTCGGCAAGGCCCGTCAGAATTTAAGCGATCTGGAAAAGAATCACCCGGACCTTAAAACACTCGACCATCTTCATCTGGGCCGGATCGAATATACCGTCAGACCGCCTGCCGGAACAAAATACAAGCAATGGCACTTTGCCCTCTTTCCGTTTGAAGAAAGAGTATTTGCCGTCTCAGTGCCTGCCATAGACACAAAGAGAGAAAAACAACTCGGCATTATCCCTAAAGGTGCCGGGACGACATCCTTGCACATGGAGTGGGACAATGCCAGAATCAAAGTTGACCTTGAAAAAGCAATCAAGGAACTTTCCGACCGCAATACTGCTGAGGCAATCAAGGTACTTCAGACTATCCTGAGCACGGACATGGTCACTACCGAGATCGAGCAGAAATCGAACGATATGCTGCAGGGCGTATACGATAATATCGTACTGGCAGATGATCTGCTGCAGCAGGGAGACTACGGTTTTACACGCCTTGCCCTGGAGCATGCGCGTTCGCAGCTAAGCCACAATGCCGCAACCGTCATGCTGAAATACAACGGCCAGGAACACAGCCTGAGCACAGAGATTCAGGCAGCCGAGGCGGAACTGAAGACGGAAAGTCCTGGCATCGCTGAAAAAATAAGAGAAAAAATGCGCCAGTGGATAGATACGCTCAAAAGCTCAATGACGGCAAAGTAATCTCTTGAGGGCCAATCTTTCAACGGTCTAAAAATTGGCCCTTTCTTCTGCCGGGATCACTGCCAGGTCAATATCTCGGCAGGCTTACGCGGAACCGGTGTTGTTTCTCCGGCGGGCACGCCAAGAATAATCGGAACAACTGCCACCATATCCACCGGAATTTCCAGCTCCGCCTTCCACTGCGCGGAATTCAGCGCCGAGACAGCAAACCCGATAACGCAGCTGCCGAGTCCTTTATCGCATGCTGCCAACATCAGATTCTCGGCAGCAAGCCAGCAATCGGCCTTCACGAACGGACCATGCATTTTGCTATAGATGACAACCAGAGTACCGGCATTGTAAAATACGTTAAAATCCGGATTATTCACCATCTTCAGCGCATGCGACGCCATATGGTTCTCGACGGAAAAAGCCTCCTGCCGCACCAGTTCCTTTGCATCACGCGAAAGCCGGTCGAGCATTTCCTTATTCTGGATAACGGCAAACGCCCAGGGTTCCTCATGCATGGCGGTCGGAGCCTGCACGGCAGCGTCCAGCAACGCTTTGATTGTCTCGTGGTTAATAGCTTCCGGCGTATAATTACGCACCGCCCGGCGGTGATAAATAGCATCCGTAACACTCATAGCATGCGTTTCGGTGACGGGTTTTGTCTTAAACTTGGAAAACATAAACTTCTCCTCTCTTAATGATAAGACCAATCACTACCGCAATATAACATGGGAGAATTTGACCGCGGTCAAACCTCTTGCTCCCCTGATGCGCTACAAAGGAAATATGTTGTGCAAGACGCGCAGCAATATCCAATCATTTTTCAGGGAGCCTTT includes:
- a CDS encoding L,D-transpeptidase family protein, giving the protein MHFRLRLIVSVFAVAFGCAAQAATYSIEDEAVGETARYTVQQEDTLYSVARHFDLGIVELLAANPDVDAWVPEEDTELVLPTMHVLPAAPHRGIVINLPELRLFYFSSPDVVMTFPIGIGMEGWRTPVGLAAIIDKRANPAWVPPESMRAQNPALPKMIPPGSDNPLGAYALYLNWQGYRIHGTNRPQGIGVRSSHGCIRLYPEDIEVLFKAVKEGTAVHIVDQPYKLGWKGDTLYLEVVPTQEQLDTIAEYESPLPASVEGVHKAVRQKAGGESDIDWYEVDNALMEHNGIPVVIAHRSRH
- the phbB gene encoding acetoacetyl-CoA reductase, with amino-acid sequence MTRVALVTGGTTGIGAATCKALKAAGYKVAANYVANEEQARTFGKENDIKVYQWDVTHYDQCAKGIEQIGADFGSPVEILVNNAGITRDNMMHKMTPKDWDSVITTDLSAVFYMSRAVINSMREKQFGRIVNISSVNAQMGQIGQTNYSAAKAGIIGFSKALARETARKGITVNVIAPGYTDTDMVKTVPEDVMKNLIAQIPIGRLAKPEEIAHAILFLVSDQSACITGEVLSVNGGYHME
- a CDS encoding nitroreductase family protein; this encodes MFSKFKTKPVTETHAMSVTDAIYHRRAVRNYTPEAINHETIKALLDAAVQAPTAMHEEPWAFAVIQNKEMLDRLSRDAKELVRQEAFSVENHMASHALKMVNNPDFNVFYNAGTLVVIYSKMHGPFVKADCWLAAENLMLAACDKGLGSCVIGFAVSALNSAQWKAELEIPVDMVAVVPIILGVPAGETTPVPRKPAEILTWQ